In the genome of Cronobacter malonaticus LMG 23826, one region contains:
- a CDS encoding LacI family DNA-binding transcriptional regulator, whose amino-acid sequence MSKKLQVARIAEQTGLSLSTVSRVLAGKANTSEKARRRVRECAKALGVLEDMAAGRLLLNSLVVFAPRRAFDERSDIFYYRVIQSINKALEPHEVRLRYCALEENDADANLFLARMNDPQTEAALLLGIDDPHIHDLACDVGKPCVLINCRDRKMRLPAVAPDHRAIGENAARYLFEMGHREVLNVLCLRRYTMELRLAGIRDAWEAQNLAFDETRHLLTAPDFSARGSEALIARFLEETPAARLPGALLVGGDFMAAGAVKALQNAGLRVPQDISVMSIDAFNLAAIEDVPLTAVHVPRDALGEEAVFMLQQRLIRPQAAVGTLLLNGTLDVRESVRRVRPGRGSASVQRDGLYD is encoded by the coding sequence ATGAGTAAAAAGCTCCAGGTCGCCCGGATCGCCGAACAAACGGGGCTGTCGCTCAGCACCGTTTCCCGCGTACTGGCGGGCAAAGCCAACACCAGTGAAAAGGCGCGCCGCCGGGTGCGTGAGTGCGCGAAAGCGCTGGGCGTGCTGGAAGATATGGCGGCAGGCAGGCTGCTGCTGAACAGCCTGGTGGTATTCGCGCCGCGCCGCGCGTTTGATGAGCGGTCCGACATCTTTTATTACCGTGTGATCCAGAGCATCAACAAAGCGCTGGAGCCTCATGAAGTGCGGCTGCGTTACTGCGCGCTGGAGGAAAACGACGCCGACGCCAACCTGTTTCTCGCGCGGATGAACGATCCGCAGACCGAGGCGGCGCTGCTGCTCGGCATCGACGATCCGCACATTCACGATCTGGCGTGTGACGTCGGCAAACCGTGTGTGCTGATCAACTGCCGCGATCGCAAAATGCGCCTGCCGGCGGTCGCGCCAGATCACCGGGCGATTGGCGAAAACGCGGCGCGCTATCTCTTTGAGATGGGCCACCGCGAGGTGCTGAACGTGCTGTGCCTGCGCCGCTATACGATGGAACTGCGTCTGGCGGGCATCCGCGACGCCTGGGAGGCGCAGAATCTGGCGTTTGACGAGACGCGCCATTTGCTGACCGCGCCCGATTTCAGCGCCAGGGGCAGCGAGGCGCTGATCGCACGGTTTCTTGAGGAAACGCCCGCGGCGCGGCTTCCCGGCGCGCTGCTGGTGGGCGGCGATTTTATGGCGGCAGGTGCGGTAAAAGCGTTACAAAACGCCGGGCTGCGGGTGCCGCAGGACATTTCCGTAATGAGCATCGACGCCTTTAACCTGGCGGCGATTGAAGATGTGCCGCTGACGGCGGTGCATGTGCCGCGCGACGCGCTCGGCGAAGAGGCGGTGTTCATGCTGCAACAGCGGCTTATCCGCCCGCAGGCGGCGGTCGGCACGCTGCTTTTGAACGGCACGCTGGACGTACGTGAATCGGTGCGTCGCGTCAGGCCGGGGCGGGGGAGCGCCAGTGTGCAGCGCGACGGCCTGTACGATTAA
- a CDS encoding MFS transporter has translation MSQSINQDVGAVKTRTRRAIRHLRWWVLVLFLMGVTVNYITRNSLGILAPELKESLGITTEQYSYIVGAFQLAYTLFQPLCGWLIDVIGLKLGFLICASIWALMCIFHAGAGSWLHLAILRFFMGAAEAAATPANAKTLGEWFPKKERPVAAGWAGVGFSIGAMLAPPIIYFAHISFGWQGAFLFTGVLALLWVALWWLFYHNPEKHPRLSQEELAFIRQDNEPPPVRLPFFTALKTVAKNKRFYGIAIPAFMAEPAWAVMSFWVPLYLAKEHGMDLKQIAMFAWLPFLAADLGSVASGYLTKLYVRVFGCTQINSVVASSVTGAFLMVSLAIVTITKDPYITIILISIGGFGHQIISCMLSALVVESFDRGQMATVNGMRGSCAWIASFLFSLIIGVTADKIGFNPLFVAMGFFDLIGAVFLVAFIAERRNKRAL, from the coding sequence ATGAGTCAGAGCATTAATCAGGATGTCGGCGCGGTGAAAACCCGCACCCGCCGCGCCATCCGTCATCTGCGCTGGTGGGTGCTGGTGCTGTTTTTAATGGGCGTGACCGTCAACTACATCACCCGTAACTCCCTCGGCATTCTTGCGCCGGAGCTGAAAGAGAGCCTGGGCATCACCACTGAGCAATACTCTTATATCGTCGGCGCGTTCCAGCTCGCCTATACCCTTTTTCAGCCGCTGTGCGGCTGGCTGATTGACGTGATTGGCCTAAAGCTTGGCTTTCTGATTTGCGCCTCCATCTGGGCGCTGATGTGTATTTTCCACGCCGGTGCCGGCAGTTGGCTGCATCTGGCTATTTTGCGCTTCTTTATGGGCGCGGCGGAAGCGGCGGCCACACCCGCCAACGCCAAAACGCTCGGCGAATGGTTCCCGAAAAAAGAGCGTCCGGTCGCCGCAGGCTGGGCGGGCGTCGGGTTCTCCATCGGCGCGATGCTTGCACCGCCGATTATTTACTTCGCGCATATCTCCTTCGGCTGGCAGGGCGCGTTTCTCTTTACCGGCGTGCTGGCGCTGCTCTGGGTCGCGCTGTGGTGGCTCTTTTACCACAACCCGGAAAAACATCCGCGCCTGAGCCAGGAAGAGCTGGCGTTCATCCGCCAGGATAACGAGCCGCCGCCGGTGCGCCTGCCTTTCTTCACCGCGCTGAAAACCGTCGCCAAAAACAAACGCTTTTACGGCATCGCCATCCCGGCATTTATGGCCGAACCTGCCTGGGCGGTGATGAGCTTCTGGGTGCCGCTCTACCTCGCCAAAGAGCACGGCATGGATCTCAAGCAGATTGCCATGTTCGCCTGGCTGCCGTTTCTCGCCGCCGATTTAGGCTCTGTCGCGAGCGGCTATCTCACGAAGCTGTATGTGCGCGTCTTTGGCTGTACGCAGATCAACTCAGTAGTCGCAAGCTCGGTGACCGGCGCGTTCCTCATGGTGTCTCTCGCGATTGTCACCATTACCAAAGACCCGTACATCACCATCATTCTTATCTCCATCGGCGGCTTCGGGCATCAGATTATCTCCTGCATGCTGAGCGCGCTGGTGGTGGAATCGTTCGATCGCGGCCAGATGGCCACGGTGAACGGGATGCGCGGCTCCTGCGCCTGGATTGCGAGCTTTCTGTTCTCACTGATTATCGGGGTGACCGCTGACAAAATCGGCTTCAACCCGCTGTTTGTCGCCATGGGGTTCTTTGACCTGATTGGCGCTGTGTTCCTGGTTGCCTTTATTGCCGAGCGCCGCAACAAGCGCGCTTTATAG
- a CDS encoding TIM-barrel domain-containing protein, whose amino-acid sequence MKTLKHWRYTHSDDHHVELNVDDAHTLCLWVLEPGLFRVAVKRRGAYALNRTWSIAPGNDTPWEGRPRDSLDGFSLPGFTLDETPERLVISSDKLRVTVHQPLWLEWHYRDDSGQWQFLTSDRPTSAYLINAHGDGVAHYQRRQKDDHYYGLGEKAGDLERTGRRFEMRNLDAMGYNAASTDPLYKHIPFTITRREQVSFGLFYDNLSSCWLDLGNEIDNYHLPYRRWQAEAGDIDYYLFVGPRVLDVTKAFVRLTGKTLFGPKWSLGYSGSTMHYTDAPDAQNQLMNFIRLCEEHAIPCDSFQLSSGYTSINNKRYVFNWNYDKVPQPKAMSAAFHDAGLKLAANIKPCLLQDHPRYQEVAQQGLFIRDSETDAPERSSFWDDEGSHLDFTNPATIAWWQNGVTTQLLEMGIDSTWNDNNEYEVWDGEARCHGFGEPVAIKHIRPVMPLLMMRASMEAQQTFAPEKRPYLISRSGCAGMQRYVQTWSGDNRTSWQTLRYNIRMGLGMSLSGLYNVGHDVGGFSGDKPDAELFVRWVQNGVMHPRFTIHSWNDDHTVNEPWMYPAVTPAIRSAIELRYRLLPYLYTLLWQAHADDEPMLRPTFLDHEHDPQTFRECDEFMLGRDVLVASVVEPDARNRTLWLPANHHGWYDFHTGQWYSGGQWVTLDAPLERLPLLVRAGAGLPLSARLRHVDAQRDDARELRLYPVPGNGESSGLLFEDDGESWGYREGNALWVNWQMRCSAGAIYLTFSTTGDYQPAWDAIDVTLPANEHRTLYINGKPGQRWAR is encoded by the coding sequence ATGAAAACCCTCAAACACTGGAGATACACCCATTCTGACGACCACCACGTCGAGCTGAACGTCGATGATGCCCATACGCTCTGCCTCTGGGTGCTGGAGCCGGGTCTGTTCCGCGTGGCGGTGAAACGCCGCGGCGCGTATGCGCTCAACCGCACGTGGAGCATTGCGCCTGGCAACGACACGCCGTGGGAAGGCCGCCCGCGCGACAGTCTCGACGGCTTTAGCCTGCCCGGTTTTACGCTTGACGAAACGCCGGAGCGCCTTGTCATCAGCAGCGATAAACTGCGTGTAACGGTGCATCAGCCGCTGTGGCTGGAGTGGCACTACCGTGACGATAGCGGCCAGTGGCAGTTTCTTACCAGCGACCGCCCCACCAGCGCTTATCTTATCAATGCGCATGGCGACGGCGTGGCGCACTATCAGCGCCGCCAGAAAGATGACCACTATTACGGGCTGGGCGAAAAAGCGGGCGACCTGGAGCGCACCGGCCGCCGCTTCGAGATGCGCAACCTGGACGCGATGGGCTATAACGCCGCCAGCACCGATCCGCTGTATAAACATATTCCGTTTACCATTACCCGCCGCGAGCAGGTGAGTTTTGGCCTGTTTTACGACAACCTGAGCAGTTGCTGGCTCGATCTCGGCAATGAGATAGACAACTATCACCTGCCCTACCGCCGCTGGCAGGCCGAGGCGGGCGATATCGATTACTACCTGTTCGTCGGCCCGCGCGTGCTGGATGTCACCAAAGCCTTTGTGCGCCTGACCGGTAAAACGCTGTTCGGCCCGAAATGGAGCCTCGGCTACAGCGGCTCAACGATGCATTACACCGACGCGCCGGATGCGCAGAACCAGTTGATGAACTTTATTCGCCTGTGTGAAGAACACGCGATCCCGTGCGACTCCTTCCAGCTCTCGTCGGGGTACACCTCCATCAATAACAAGCGCTACGTCTTTAACTGGAACTACGACAAAGTGCCGCAGCCGAAAGCGATGAGCGCGGCGTTCCATGACGCCGGGCTGAAGCTCGCCGCCAATATCAAGCCCTGTCTGTTGCAGGATCACCCGCGCTATCAGGAGGTCGCGCAGCAGGGGCTGTTTATCCGCGATTCCGAAACCGACGCGCCGGAACGCTCCAGCTTCTGGGATGACGAAGGCTCGCATCTCGATTTCACTAACCCGGCGACCATCGCCTGGTGGCAGAACGGCGTCACCACGCAGCTGCTGGAGATGGGCATCGATTCCACCTGGAACGACAATAACGAATATGAAGTCTGGGACGGCGAAGCGCGCTGCCACGGCTTCGGCGAGCCGGTGGCGATTAAACATATCCGCCCGGTGATGCCTTTATTAATGATGCGCGCCTCGATGGAGGCCCAGCAGACTTTCGCGCCAGAGAAACGCCCGTATCTGATCTCGCGCTCCGGCTGCGCCGGGATGCAGCGCTACGTCCAGACATGGAGCGGCGATAACCGCACCAGCTGGCAGACGCTGCGCTACAACATTCGGATGGGCCTCGGCATGAGCCTCTCGGGGCTGTATAACGTCGGTCACGACGTGGGCGGATTCTCCGGCGATAAACCGGACGCCGAGCTGTTTGTGCGCTGGGTACAGAACGGCGTGATGCATCCGCGTTTTACGATTCACTCTTGGAATGACGATCATACCGTTAACGAGCCGTGGATGTACCCGGCAGTGACGCCCGCCATTCGAAGCGCCATTGAGCTGCGCTACCGTCTGCTGCCTTATCTCTACACGCTGCTGTGGCAGGCGCATGCTGATGACGAGCCGATGCTACGCCCGACGTTCCTCGATCACGAACACGACCCGCAGACCTTTCGCGAGTGCGACGAGTTTATGCTGGGCCGCGACGTGCTGGTGGCGAGCGTGGTTGAGCCAGACGCGCGCAACCGTACGCTCTGGCTGCCCGCCAACCACCACGGCTGGTACGATTTCCACACCGGTCAGTGGTATTCAGGCGGCCAGTGGGTAACGCTGGACGCGCCGCTGGAACGACTGCCGCTGCTGGTGCGCGCAGGCGCCGGTCTGCCGCTTAGCGCACGCCTGCGTCATGTAGATGCGCAGCGCGACGACGCGCGCGAGCTCAGGCTCTACCCTGTGCCGGGCAACGGTGAGAGTTCGGGCCTGCTGTTTGAGGACGACGGTGAAAGCTGGGGCTACCGCGAGGGCAACGCGCTGTGGGTGAACTGGCAGATGCGATGCAGCGCCGGGGCTATTTATCTCACATTCTCGACGACCGGCGATTACCAGCCTGCGTGGGATGCCATTGACGTTACGCTCCCTGCCAATGAGCACCGCACGCTTTATATTAATGGCAAGCCGGGGCAGCGCTGGGCACGTTAA